In one Aestuariirhabdus haliotis genomic region, the following are encoded:
- a CDS encoding DUF2059 domain-containing protein encodes MKTIIMIACSLVVMSLPLQAKEVHPKKMEKIDRHIVSAGLTEILIEQLASELYIKQLEAAVMSGSAPLSESDLAAMRRAALAVVEKEFLEKQQLSKILYPIYDEHLTLGELNILLQYSETPFASRMQEVMVQVMQKSSEASLTHTQTLTPLLQEHLTASQ; translated from the coding sequence ATGAAAACAATAATAATGATTGCGTGTTCGTTGGTGGTGATGTCCCTGCCTTTACAGGCGAAGGAGGTACATCCCAAGAAGATGGAGAAAATTGATCGTCATATAGTGTCGGCAGGCCTGACCGAAATATTGATCGAACAACTCGCTTCAGAGCTCTATATCAAGCAGCTCGAAGCCGCCGTGATGAGCGGCTCTGCTCCTCTTTCTGAGAGTGATCTGGCCGCGATGCGCCGAGCCGCGTTAGCGGTTGTTGAGAAAGAGTTTCTCGAGAAGCAGCAACTGTCGAAAATTTTGTATCCCATCTACGATGAGCATTTGACGTTGGGTGAACTCAATATCTTGCTGCAATACAGCGAAACGCCCTTCGCTTCTCGTATGCAGGAAGTGATGGTGCAGGTGATGCAAAAGAGCAGCGAGGCTTCATTGACTCATACACAAACCCTGACTCCTCTGCTACAGGAGCATCTAACGGCCAGCCAGTAA
- a CDS encoding DUF5675 family protein: protein MDEVLLERFAYSPFGVFGRILIPEFECFTVERPWLDNKPRQSCIPEGEYDLRLGTYNRGGYPAYEVLDVPDRTLIKIHVGNTIDDVVGCIAPGKSLAYMERKWAVSSSKKAFGEFMEAMAGIEQTRIRIVHYSP from the coding sequence ATGGATGAAGTTCTACTGGAGCGATTCGCCTATTCCCCCTTCGGGGTTTTCGGCCGTATCCTGATTCCCGAATTTGAATGCTTTACCGTTGAGCGGCCCTGGCTGGACAACAAGCCCAGGCAGTCCTGTATTCCCGAGGGGGAATATGATTTGCGACTGGGCACATACAATCGAGGTGGATATCCGGCCTACGAGGTACTGGATGTGCCCGATCGGACACTGATCAAGATCCATGTTGGTAACACCATTGATGATGTGGTGGGTTGCATCGCGCCGGGCAAGTCCCTGGCGTATATGGAGCGTAAATGGGCCGTCAGTAGTAGCAAAAAAGCCTTTGGTGAATTTATGGAGGCCATGGCCGGGATCGAGCAGACGCGTATTCGTATCGTTCACTATTCACCCTAA
- a CDS encoding FUSC family protein, producing the protein MVSRQAKEAIKVALAFTMAYGISLSQGWLNPQWAGFAVAMTALTSAGPSLHKGVLRVLGTIPGCLAALVIFAIAAQDRWLFLLLACLWVFFTTYNMLRNPLNSYFWQVAGFVCLVILLTDPSSPQTVFSQAMARVIETTMGVTVYTLVSVFLWPHKTTGALKTANVDLLSTQIDRFNRITNSLTHFPQDGVVRVKNNEASQFSQLPGLLNSESIEDYEVKRLQSSWQSYHALAKELMITLDRWQSGSLFANQISPGSYVLNQADFFAEITARLNATRETLTGKKSTFEPTTVTPRYNTAHLNNLSHSDRAALSSIKNEIRHIDRLTRDMLQTANILAGNQEPASAPCFSLARKSKMTKFQLPIADLDHLKGAGLVSLTLIASYLVWILFDPPGHMAWIQLPATIAMLIAQIQQLRAITMVKSLTISLFLAISVYVFVMPHLSSFFGLGITLFTCMFLTRYYLSGMDQILGSIAILTMLSIDNQQAYNFSAMANTILFIVFSFLFAYLCSYAIGSARPEKVYLKQLRRFFRSAAFLSSNINLSSHQASKLLQRWLIKFHRYELTNLPVKIAAWGRPIDHQFFSNNSAASVQSIVDSLQTIRYRIERLLSLNETLATTKLPTEVYRQTAQWRDSITQALVDWQNAPNCLNLIVLKEQLDNHLQSTEAEFDALFDTDRETLNETIQDEHYYQLLISFKNLSAAIIDHAEVAEAIDWQQWQEERFS; encoded by the coding sequence GTGGTATCGCGGCAAGCGAAAGAAGCGATTAAAGTCGCCCTCGCCTTTACGATGGCTTACGGCATTTCCCTGAGTCAGGGTTGGCTAAACCCCCAATGGGCAGGGTTTGCGGTCGCCATGACGGCGTTGACTAGTGCCGGACCCTCTTTACACAAGGGAGTGTTGCGTGTACTGGGAACCATTCCCGGTTGCCTGGCAGCGCTCGTTATCTTCGCCATTGCGGCTCAAGACCGCTGGCTCTTCCTGTTGCTCGCCTGCTTATGGGTATTCTTCACCACCTACAACATGCTCAGAAACCCACTAAACAGCTACTTCTGGCAAGTGGCGGGATTCGTCTGCCTGGTGATTCTGTTAACCGATCCCTCATCGCCGCAAACAGTTTTTTCCCAGGCAATGGCGCGCGTGATCGAAACAACCATGGGGGTGACGGTTTACACCCTGGTTAGTGTTTTTTTGTGGCCCCATAAAACTACCGGTGCCTTAAAAACGGCCAACGTTGATTTACTTTCGACACAGATCGACCGTTTTAACCGGATCACCAATAGCCTGACGCACTTCCCTCAGGATGGGGTAGTACGGGTCAAAAACAATGAAGCCTCACAATTCAGCCAGCTACCGGGACTTCTGAACAGTGAAAGCATCGAAGATTATGAAGTCAAGCGCCTGCAATCAAGCTGGCAAAGCTACCATGCGCTGGCCAAAGAGCTAATGATAACGCTTGATCGCTGGCAATCAGGCAGCTTGTTCGCTAACCAAATAAGCCCGGGCAGCTATGTGCTCAACCAGGCCGATTTTTTTGCTGAAATCACCGCCCGCCTCAACGCCACCCGGGAAACCCTAACCGGAAAAAAATCGACTTTTGAGCCCACCACCGTCACCCCCCGCTATAACACGGCCCACCTTAACAATTTGAGCCACAGCGATCGGGCTGCTTTATCCAGCATAAAGAATGAAATAAGACACATCGATCGTCTCACTCGAGACATGCTGCAAACAGCCAACATTTTGGCCGGCAATCAGGAACCCGCTTCCGCCCCTTGCTTTTCGCTCGCAAGAAAATCGAAAATGACAAAGTTTCAATTACCGATAGCTGACCTGGACCACTTGAAAGGTGCCGGACTGGTTTCCCTGACCCTGATTGCCAGCTATCTGGTATGGATTCTCTTCGACCCTCCAGGCCATATGGCCTGGATTCAACTTCCCGCGACCATCGCCATGCTTATTGCTCAAATTCAGCAATTGCGAGCCATCACCATGGTCAAATCTCTTACTATTTCGCTCTTTCTGGCCATTAGTGTTTACGTGTTTGTGATGCCTCATCTGTCCAGTTTTTTCGGCCTCGGCATCACGCTTTTCACCTGTATGTTCTTAACCCGATATTATCTCTCAGGAATGGACCAAATACTCGGGTCTATCGCTATTCTTACCATGCTGTCGATTGATAACCAGCAAGCCTATAATTTTTCAGCCATGGCCAATACAATCCTGTTCATCGTATTTAGTTTTTTATTTGCCTATCTGTGTTCCTATGCCATCGGCTCGGCCCGACCAGAAAAAGTGTACCTAAAACAGCTGCGACGTTTTTTTCGGAGTGCGGCTTTCTTATCCTCCAACATCAATCTATCGTCTCATCAAGCGAGCAAATTACTGCAACGCTGGCTCATCAAATTTCATCGTTATGAACTAACCAACTTACCCGTAAAAATTGCCGCCTGGGGACGCCCGATCGATCACCAGTTTTTCTCCAACAACAGCGCGGCCAGCGTTCAATCGATCGTAGACAGCCTGCAGACCATCCGTTATCGCATCGAACGCTTGTTGTCCCTGAACGAGACCTTAGCTACAACCAAGCTGCCCACGGAGGTATACCGCCAAACTGCACAATGGCGAGACTCCATCACACAAGCATTGGTTGATTGGCAAAACGCACCGAACTGTCTCAACCTTATAGTTTTGAAAGAGCAACTCGATAATCACCTCCAGTCAACTGAGGCCGAGTTTGACGCCCTGTTCGATACGGACAGGGAAACCTTGAACGAAACAATCCAGGATGAGCATTATTATCAATTGTTGATCAGCTTTAAGAATCTATCTGCCGCTATAATTGATCATGCCGAAGTAGCCGAGGCCATTGACTGGCAACAGTGGCAGGAGGAACGTTTTTCATGA
- a CDS encoding DUF1656 domain-containing protein produces the protein MIPHEFAIAGIYLPPLLIAAMAGVACAMASARVLNHYRLSKYFFYPPLVFVALACIYTVLIGTFVIRI, from the coding sequence ATGATTCCCCATGAATTTGCTATCGCAGGTATTTACCTGCCACCACTGTTAATCGCCGCCATGGCTGGTGTCGCCTGTGCCATGGCGAGCGCACGGGTGCTGAATCATTACCGCTTGTCGAAATACTTTTTTTACCCCCCGCTGGTATTTGTCGCACTGGCCTGTATCTATACCGTGCTTATCGGCACCTTTGTAATCAGGATTTAA
- a CDS encoding HlyD family secretion protein, whose amino-acid sequence MKGISRYLLTGFIVLIASGALSYKYWEYITNPWTRDGQVRAQVIQVTSRVSGPITLLVAEDNQRVNQGDLLFEIDPRTFAADLERAQAQYDKTIDNHLAMKKQVEVAEAQVEASRTQIQQAQSSINQLSATIEKNQAEYDRQQDLLPQKATSQKSVERAKANLEVSIQQRQGAVAGLAQARANLLQSEASLAEAQAQLGAEGEANASIREAAAAVTQAQLNYEFTRVKAPVDGYVTNLNLRLGSQAVANQPALALVDINSYWIDGFFKETYVGEFDKGDKAVVTLMSYPDIPLQGRVDSIGWGISQQDGSTGFDLLPTISPTFEWIRLAQRIPVRIHLDEVPEGVELRVGSTASVLVKSRTKATRVKQ is encoded by the coding sequence ATGAAGGGAATTTCCCGGTACTTGTTGACTGGATTCATCGTTCTTATCGCCAGTGGGGCCCTGTCCTATAAATACTGGGAGTACATCACCAACCCCTGGACTCGCGATGGCCAGGTTCGAGCCCAGGTCATTCAGGTGACGTCAAGAGTCTCAGGCCCTATTACTTTGTTAGTGGCAGAGGATAACCAGCGGGTCAATCAGGGCGATTTGCTGTTTGAAATTGACCCTCGAACCTTTGCCGCCGACCTCGAGCGGGCACAAGCCCAGTACGATAAAACGATCGACAATCACCTCGCGATGAAAAAACAGGTCGAGGTTGCCGAGGCTCAGGTAGAAGCCTCACGGACCCAGATACAACAGGCCCAGAGTTCCATCAATCAACTGTCTGCCACCATCGAGAAAAATCAGGCCGAGTACGATCGCCAACAAGACCTGTTGCCACAAAAAGCCACGTCCCAGAAGTCAGTGGAACGCGCCAAAGCCAACCTGGAAGTGTCCATTCAGCAGCGCCAAGGGGCCGTTGCAGGCCTGGCACAGGCGCGCGCCAACCTGCTGCAATCGGAGGCCTCTCTCGCCGAAGCCCAGGCCCAGTTAGGGGCCGAAGGGGAGGCCAACGCCAGCATTCGTGAAGCGGCGGCGGCCGTCACCCAGGCCCAGTTAAACTACGAATTCACCCGGGTAAAGGCACCGGTCGATGGCTATGTGACCAACTTAAACCTGCGCCTTGGCAGCCAGGCGGTTGCTAACCAACCCGCCCTGGCACTGGTTGATATCAACAGCTACTGGATTGATGGCTTCTTCAAGGAAACCTACGTCGGCGAGTTTGACAAAGGTGACAAAGCCGTCGTCACATTAATGAGCTACCCGGACATCCCTTTGCAAGGCCGCGTAGACAGCATCGGCTGGGGAATATCACAACAGGATGGCAGCACGGGTTTCGATCTGTTGCCTACCATCAGTCCAACCTTCGAATGGATTCGTCTTGCCCAGCGCATTCCGGTTCGCATCCATCTTGACGAAGTGCCCGAGGGGGTTGAATTACGTGTCGGCTCCACGGCATCGGTCCTGGTAAAAAGCCGCACCAAAGCCACCAGGGTCAAACAATGA
- a CDS encoding efflux transporter outer membrane subunit has protein sequence MNRGPVIGQHVRLNKPVTSSGLCRALPLLGALIIQGCTSVGPDYKEPTAEVASQWSDSDNDLVADQAALDPQWWNNAFKDQDLDRLVNAALGQNLSLRSAGLRVLQSQQQLAIAIGNQYPQEQQITGSAARQELQNTISNNYNVGFNLSWEIDFWGRFSRQIESASAELDSSVANYDAALLSLVSQVAQTYFQIRTFQQRIDVARQNISLQEQSLEISRRKFEAGQVSELDPDQAESIVYNTRASIFELEVSLQQLKNSLAILLGTPPQSQNRLLTQTKALPDISSTVALGIPQDIIRRRPDIRIAERQLAAQSAQIGFAVSDLYPQLSIGGSIGSTAPQRNQLFESGSKSWDIFGMFEWNVLNYGRLKSNIRLQDALFQQLLVDYQNTVLQAQGDVENSIVAYLKSHELLDAYQQAADASQRAVDISLLQYREGEITFNRVINTLLSNVQQQDLLSQAKGNVATSLVQVYKALGGGWEIRNNRDPVDLLPASLKQDMRERVDEWDGVLQ, from the coding sequence ATGAACAGGGGACCAGTTATAGGACAGCACGTCAGGCTCAACAAACCCGTTACCTCGAGCGGTCTGTGTCGTGCCTTGCCATTGCTCGGCGCCCTCATTATTCAGGGCTGCACCAGTGTCGGTCCTGACTATAAAGAACCCACAGCCGAGGTCGCCTCCCAATGGTCGGATAGCGATAATGATCTGGTCGCTGACCAGGCTGCCCTTGACCCACAGTGGTGGAATAACGCCTTTAAAGATCAGGATCTGGACCGTCTGGTTAATGCCGCCCTGGGGCAAAACCTGAGTTTGCGCTCGGCCGGTTTACGGGTGCTCCAGTCGCAACAACAGCTGGCCATCGCCATTGGCAATCAGTACCCGCAAGAGCAACAGATCACCGGCTCTGCTGCTCGACAAGAGCTGCAAAATACCATCAGTAACAACTATAACGTCGGCTTTAACCTGAGCTGGGAGATCGATTTCTGGGGCCGTTTCAGTCGACAGATTGAATCCGCCAGTGCCGAGTTGGACTCCAGCGTCGCCAATTATGATGCGGCCCTGTTGTCTCTCGTGTCTCAGGTGGCCCAGACCTATTTCCAGATTCGAACCTTCCAGCAGCGCATCGATGTAGCGCGGCAGAATATTAGCCTGCAAGAACAGAGCCTGGAGATCTCTCGCCGCAAGTTTGAGGCGGGACAGGTCAGTGAACTGGATCCCGATCAGGCGGAAAGCATTGTCTATAACACTCGCGCCTCTATATTTGAGCTTGAAGTGTCACTGCAGCAATTAAAAAACTCTCTGGCGATACTGCTGGGAACACCTCCCCAAAGCCAAAATAGGCTGCTTACGCAGACCAAGGCGCTGCCCGATATTTCATCGACTGTCGCTCTTGGCATACCACAAGATATTATTCGCCGTCGTCCCGACATCAGGATTGCCGAACGGCAACTGGCCGCCCAGAGCGCGCAGATCGGTTTTGCGGTGAGTGATCTCTACCCGCAACTGTCCATTGGTGGTTCCATCGGTTCGACGGCACCACAACGCAACCAGCTATTTGAAAGCGGCAGTAAAAGCTGGGATATCTTTGGTATGTTCGAATGGAACGTGCTGAATTATGGCCGGCTCAAGAGTAACATCAGACTGCAAGATGCCCTCTTTCAACAGTTGCTGGTCGATTACCAGAACACCGTACTGCAAGCTCAGGGGGACGTCGAGAATTCGATCGTTGCGTACCTTAAATCTCACGAGCTGCTAGACGCCTATCAACAGGCAGCGGATGCCTCCCAACGCGCTGTGGATATCTCTCTGCTGCAATACCGCGAAGGTGAGATTACCTTTAACAGGGTTATTAACACCCTGCTATCCAATGTCCAGCAGCAGGATCTGCTATCTCAGGCTAAGGGCAATGTCGCTACCAGCCTGGTGCAAGTGTACAAGGCTTTGGGCGGCGGCTGGGAAATTCGCAACAACCGCGACCCGGTCGATCTTTTACCCGCCAGCCTGAAGCAGGACATGCGCGAGCGCGTTGATGAATGGGACGGAGTGTTGCAATAG